The following coding sequences are from one Triticum dicoccoides isolate Atlit2015 ecotype Zavitan chromosome 4A, WEW_v2.0, whole genome shotgun sequence window:
- the LOC119285132 gene encoding nuclear transcription factor Y subunit C-2-like gives MENHQLPYTTQPPATGASGAPLPGVPGPPPVPHHHLLQQQQAQLQAFWAYQRQEAERASASDFKNHQLPLARIKKIMKADEDVRMISAEAPVLFAKACELFILELTIRSWLHAEENKRRTLQRNDVAAAIARTDVFDFLVDIVPREEAKEEPGSAALGFAAGGVGAAGGGPAAGLPYYYPPMGQPAAPMMPAWHVPAWEPAWQQGGAGVDQGAGSFGEEGQGFTGGHGGSAGFPPGPPSSE, from the coding sequence ATGGAGAACCACCAGCTGCCCTACACCACCCAGCCCCCGGCAACCGGTGCGTCCGGAGCCCCGCTGCCGGGCGTGCCTGGGCCGCCGCCGGTGCCACACCACCACCTgctccagcagcagcaggcccagcTGCAGGCGTTCTGGGCGtaccagcggcaggaggcggagCGCGCATCGGCGTCCGACTTTAAGAACCACCAGCTGCCGCTGGCGCGTATCAAGAAGATCATGAAGGCCGACGAGGACGTGCGCATGATCTCCGCGGAGGCGCCCGTGCTCTTCGCCAAGGCCTGCGAGCTCTTCATCCTCGAGCTCACCATCCGCTCCTGGCTGCACGCCGAGGAGAACAAGCGCCGCACACTGCAGCGCAACGACGTCGCCGCTGCCATCGCGCGCACCGACGTCTTCGACTTCCTCGTCGACATTGTGCCGCGCGAGGAGGCCAAGGAGGAGCCCGGCAGCGCAGCCCTCGGGTTTGCCGCCGGAGGGGTTGGTGCGGCCGGTGGGGGCCCCGCCGCTGGGCTGCCGTACTACTATCCGCCGATGGGGCAGCCGGCGGCACCGATGATGCCGGCCTGGCATGTTCCGGCGTGGGAACCTGCGTGGCAGCAAGGCGGGGCGGGCGTGGACCAGGGTGCCGGGAGCTTCGGCGAGGAAGGGCAAGGGTTCACGGGGGGGCATGGTGGCTCAGCTGGCTTCCCTCCTGGGCCTCCAAGCTCCGAGTGA